DNA sequence from the Streptomyces sp. HUAS 15-9 genome:
CGGCGGCGGCCGAGCGTGGCTCGCCGGACCGCCCCTCGTGGCCCAGCAGGAGTGTCTCGGCGTCCTCGATGTCGTAGCACCGCTCCACTCGCACCCCCGTGGCGAGCAGACGCGGGTAGACCTCGGGGGTCGACCGCCACACCCAGCGCGTCACCTCCGGTCGGCCCCGCACCGCCTCGGCGAGATCGTCCTCCCGCCGCACCGGACCGACGGGCAGCCCGTCCGGACCGAGGGGGGCGAGCTCCACGCCACCGTCCTCGGCCGGAGCGAGTGCCCAGCGGTCGGTCATGGTCGCGAGTGTGGCAGGCGGCACTGACAATCGTCGTGACCTGCGGTTTCAGTCTTCCGACTGGTCCGCCTTCCGCGTCTGCACCAGCTGCGAGAGCACCTTGGCGACGTACCGCTCGGTCTTCTGCTTGCTGACGCCGAGGCCGCTGAGGACGCCTTCGCCGTTCTCGTACTCCAGCAGCGCCAGCAGGAGGTGCTCGGTGCCGATGTAGTTGTGGCCGAGGCGCAGCGCTTCGCGGAAGGTGAGCTCCAGCGGCTTCTTGGCCGCGGCGCTGTAGGGGACCAGCTCGGGCACCTCCTCGGCCGCCGGCGGCAGCGCGGCGGACGCCGCCTCGCGGATCGCGTCGAGGGAGACGCCCTGCTCGGTGAGCGCGTGGCCGGCCAGACCCTCGGGCTCGGCGAGCAGGCCGAGGACGAGGTGCTCGGGCAGGACCTCGGCGTTCCGCGCGGCCTTGGCCTCGTTGTGGGCGGCCATGACCACGTTCTGCGCGCGCGGGGTGTAGCGGCTGAAGCCCTGGCTCGGGTCGAGGCCGGCCGACTCCTTCGGCACGAAGCGCTTCTGCGCCGCCTGCCGGGTGACGCCCATGCTCTTGCCGATGTCCGTCCAGGACGCGCCCGAACGTCGCGCCTGGTCGACGAAGTGCCCGATCAGGTGGTCGGCCACGTCGCCCAGGTGGTCGGCGGCGATGACCGCGTCCTGGAGCTGGTCGAGCGGTTCGGTGTGGACCTTCTTGATGGCCTCGATGAGGTCGTCGAGCCGTACGGATGCCGTTCCGGGAGAGTTCGTCGTCATGTGTCAACCATAGGTTGACACCCCAGGACCGTCAACCCGAAGTTGACACTGGGGTGGCACGGAGAACTCCCCGCACTACGGCGACTTCGTGTGCTCGTACATCACCACCAGCACGGAATGCACCGCCTCTTCGCCCCCGTCCTCCTCGGCTGTGTCGACCAGTTCGGCCAACGTGTCCCGCAACTGCTCCGCCCGCTCGGGGGTGAGGTGCAGATGACGGAGCGAGAGCAGTGGGTCCCCCGGGGCGCGGTCCAGTTCCTGGGCGACCGCGCCGAGCAGCGCCGCCGTCCCCGCCGCCTGCGGCTCGGCGACCCGCAGACGCCGGCCGACCCGCAGGTAGTAGTGCTCGGTCCCGCCCCGCACCCGCCGCGTCTCCACGATCCGTACGAGCCCCGCCTCGCGCAGCACCTTGAGGTGGTGCCCGACGCTGCCCTTGGCCACCCCCAGCCGCACCGCCAACTGGCTGATCGTGGCGGACCGGTGGGTCAGCGCGAAGAGCAGCCGCTGTCGCAGAGGGTGGGCGAGTGCGGCGAACTGGTCGGGTTCGGAGATCTCCAGTACGTCCTCGATACCGGCGCCGTTCTCCGGCTCATGCTCGGTCATACGTCAAGCGTCTAATTCTCTTGACGCTTTTGCAAGCCCGGTGCTGTACTCGCGGCCATGACCACCCTGACGCCCCGTACACCCGGCACACCTGACACCACGATCCCCGCTTCCGGCCCCGCCCCCGTGGCCGATGTCGCCGCCGTCGTAGAGGAGACCGCCCGGCTCGTCACCGAGCACTACGTCTTCCCGGAGGTCGCCGACCGGCTGGCCGCGCTGCTGCGTCGCAGGCTGGGGGAGGGGGCGTACGACGTCGACCGTGCCGAGGAACTCGGCGCCCGGGTCACCGCGGACCTCCAGTCCGACAACGGCGATCTGCATCTACGCCTCAAGTACCACCCCGAGCGGGTCCCGCAGGGCCAGGGTGAGGCCGCGCTGGCCGCGATGCGCCGCCAGTTCGACACCTCGCTGGGCGGTGTCCCGCACGTGGAACTGCTGACCGGCGGGGCGGCACTCGTCGAACTGGCCCCCGCGCTCTTCCCGCTAGCCTGGTCCGCCGAGCCGCTGTCGGCCGCGCTCACCCTGGTCGCGCGCGCGGACGCGCTGATCCTGGACCTCAGGGGGAACGGCGGCGGCGACCCGGAGACGGTGGCCTTCGTCTGCAGCTACCTGCTCGACGAGCGCACGCACCTGAACACCCAGTACGCGCGCGTGGGGGAGCGCTACGACCAGTCCTGGAGCCTGCCGTACGTCCCGGGCGCCCGGTTCGGCGGGACCAAGCCGGTATATGTGCTCACCAGCGGTCACACCTTCTCCGGCGCCGAGGAACTGGCCTACAACCTGCAGCAGTTGGGCCGTGCGGTGATCGTGGGGGAGGTCACCAGGGGCGGGGCGCATCCGCGCGAGGGCTGGACGGTCCACCCGCACCTGGAGGCCACCGTCCCGGTCGGCCGGTCGATCAACCCGGTGTCCGGCACCAACTGGGAGGGTACGGGTGTCCGCCCGGACATCCCGTGCGCGGCCGCGGACGCCCTCGACCGGGCCTTGCGGGACCCGGCGCGCTCCTGACAGGAGCCAGGCATTGTCCACAGGCTGTGGATGACCGGCGTCCGCTGTCGGTGGCGCATGACACGATCGACGGGTGAGCAGCAGTACGACCAGCACCGTCGAGCGGGCCTTCCGGGCCGCCCTCTACGACGACAACGACTCCGGCCTCGACACCGGTGCGTCCCTTCTCGCGGCCGACCCCGCCGCGGACGACGAACTCGCGCGGCGAGGAGAGGAGTTCGTGGCGACCGCGTGGCGGCGCGGCTGGCAGCCCGCCGACGTCGTACGGCTCGTACGGCGTGAGCTGGACGACGAGCACGTGCGCCTGGCGGCGGCGCTGATCAGAGCGCAGATGCCGCACGACCGGCCGCGCGGCCCCCGCTGGACCGCCCAGCTCGACGCCCTGCCGGACGCCCCTGCCCGCGGGGCCGACCGCTTCTCGTACGCGACCACCGTGCTGGAGCTGTACCGCCTGCTGCTGCGCCTGCCCACCCTGGAGCCGTTGGAGGAGCCGCGCCGTGGGCACCGGCCGGCCTCCCGCATGCTCACCCGCATCCGTGCGCTGCTCGCCAAGGCCGAGGCGACCGGATTCCCGGAGGAGGCCGAGGCGCTGAGCGCCAAGGCGCAGGAGCTGATGGCACGGCACAGCATCGACGAGGCGCTGCTGGCGGCGGACGCTCCCGCGAAGGACGCGCCCGGCGCCTGCCGGATCGGTGTCGAGCCGCCGTACGAGCAGGCCAAGGCGGTGCTGCTGCACGCCGTCGCCGACGCCAACCACTGCCGTGCCGTGTGGAACGAGCCCCTCGGCTTCTCCACGGTCGTCGGCTTCGAACCCGACCTGGAGGCGGTCGAACTCCTCTACACCTCGCTCCTCGTGCAGGCCACGCACGCGATGACGAAGGCGGAGGCGGCCCAGAGAGCGGGCGGGCGCAAGCGGACCAAGACCTTCAGACAGTCCTTCCTCGCGGCCTACGCCCATCGAGTCGGGGACCGCCTCGCGGCCGCCGCCGACACCCAGGTCACCCAGGACCTGCTTCCGGTCCTGGCCACCCGGGAGATGGCCGTCACCGACCGTACGGAGCGCATGTTCCCGCGGACCACCACCACCCGGCTGCGCGGGGTGAGCGACGAGGCCGGCTGGACGGAAGGGGCGCAGGCGGCGGACCGGGCCCAGGTCAGGGCCCGTCCGCGGCTGGACTGACCCTGGTCCGTCCGCCGCTGGGCCGGACTTCGGTGTTTCAGTCGCCGGCCTGCTGGAAGGCGCTCACCGAGGCGTTCGGGGTGCCCGCGCCGCCCTTCCCGGCGACGGGGCCGTACGACCAGGGGAAGCTCATGGCGGTGCCGGAGCCGGGCAGGGTGATCTTCACGCTCCTGGCCTCCAGGCTCGTCGCGTCACCCGCCTTGCCGCGCACATAGCTGATCGTGAAGGAGGCGAAGTCGCCCTTGGCGAGCTTCAGCTTCTGCGCCTTCGCACCCTGGAGCGCGGGGACCTTGGCCGAGGTGCCGCCCGCTTTCAGCTCCACGCCGGCGAAGCCGTCCAGGGTGCACGGGGCGCTCTGGTTGGTGATGCTGACCGGCACCTCGCCCGTGTCACCCGCCGCCGGGGCCACGCTCGCCGTGCCGATCTGCACCGAGACCTTGCCGATCTCGCAGGCCGAGCCGCTCTTGCCCTTGCCGCCGCTTGTGCCGTCGTCGCAGGCGGTCAGGAGGAGGGCGGCGGCGAGGGCGGTGACGGTGAGCGGAATGGCGCGCATGAGGGGGTCCCTGTCGAGGTCGTGACGGTGCCGTCGGTCAAGAGCCGAGGTTGCCGGTCGGCAGCCCGGACGGCAGCTTTCCGCCCTCGGCCTTCGTGTAGGTCTCCTTGCCGACCTTGCCCGACCAGGTCACCTGCATGGAGGCCTTCGACACCGAGTCCACCATCCCGGTGCCGCGGTCCTTGCTGCCGTCGGTGCAGGTCAGGTGGATCATCTGCATGCCCGCCTCCTCGCCCGCGGTGCCCGTGCACACGGTCCCGCCGGTCGCGAAGAGCCCGGCCTGCTTGCCGGTGACGACCAGGGCCACGGCCTTGCCGTCGGTCGTCGCGAGCCAGCTGCCCTGCAGCTTGCCGGACGAGGAGGCCTTGCCGCCGGCGCTGTCGCCGGCGCCCGCTGTGGACGTCGGGGCCGCGGTCGCGCTCGGGGTGGGGGAGGAGTCGTCGGAGCCACCGCCGCCGCTGCACGCGGTCAGTGCGAGCGCGCCCGCCATGCCGGCGGCCGTGGCCGCGATCCGCACCCTCGTAGTCGCCGAAGTCACTGGAAGCTCCCAAGCTGTAGCCGGTCGGCCGCCCGGTTGGCCGGAACGACCGCAGCAAGCTACCAGTACTTGCCAAGGGGACTTGTGGGCGCCGGGTGGGTATTCGCTGAGCACCTCCCGGATAGGTAGGAGATTCCCTACGCTTGACTCGTAGGGAATCTCCTACCTATCGTCCTCCCCGTGAACATCACTCACGCCTCCTTCGTCACCCTTCCCGTCACCGATCAGGACCGTGCCCTGCGCTTCTACCGGGACGTCCTCGGGTTTGAGGTCACCGCCGACTCGGACATGCCGCAGGGCCGGTGGCTCCAGGTCGCCCCGCGCGGGGCGCAGACCGTGTTCACGCTCTCGGGGCCGGGGATGGGGGATTTCGAGCCCGGTTCCAGCCGGGGGATCATGTTGGTGACGACCGACGTGGACGCCGACTGCGCCCGGCTCGCCGAGGCGGGCATCGACGCGCAGGGGCCGGACGCGTTCCCCTGGGGCCGTATGGCCTCCTTCCGGGACCCGGACGGCAACGGTCTGATGCTGCTCACGGAGGCTCAGCGCTAGGGCCTGCCGGTGCTCGGCGCCAGGAAGGGGCGGGGTATGACGACGACGGGGGCCGTCGAGGATCGGATCTTCGCGGCGTTGGCCAACGCCACCCGCCGCGAGGTGCTGCGCCTGCTGCGCGAGCGGGGGCCCCAGCCCGTCCAGGCCCTGGCCGACCACTTCGACATGCGCCGCCCCAGCCTCTCGGAACACCTCAAGGTGCTCCGGGAGGCCGGCCTCGTCTCCGAGCAGCGCTCCGGCCGGCAGCGCATCTACCGCCTGGAGGCGGCCCCGCTCGCCGACCTGCAGGACTGGCTCCACCCGTACGAGCGGTTCTGGCGCGGGCAACTGACGGGGCTCGGCGAACTGCTCGACCGTATGCCCGACGATGACCGCTCATGACCGACACCCCGCCCGCGGACGACCTCACCACGATCCGCGTCGACCAGTACCTCCCGCACCCGCCGGCAAAGGTCTGGCGCGCCCTCACCGAGCCGGAACTGCTCGTTCAGTGGCAGATGCCCGGGTCGGAGAATTTCCGTCTCGAGGTCGGGCACCGATACCGGCTCACCTCGGTCCCACGTCCCAACACCCGCTTCTCCGGCGTCGTCGACGTGCAGGTTCTCGCCTACGACAGGGAGCGGATGCTGTCCGTCCGGTGGGCCGATGCCGATCCGGCCAATCCCGCGGACTGGACCATCACATGGACGCTGGAACACGAAGGGCGCGGTACGCGTCTCTTCCTAGTACATGAGGGATTCGATCCGGACGACCCGGCACAGACGATGGCGCGGAAGATCATGGACGGGGGCTGGCGTTCGCATGTCCTGCGGGCGCTGGGGCAGACGCTGGAGCAGTTTCGGTAAAGCGGACGTCAAAGCTGTAACCGTAGGACCACCCCCCGTGCACGTGCATCCGCCCATGCACCTGCACGTGAAGGGGGTTATGATCCGGGTCAGTTGACTACAGCATCCATGGCCACATCAGCCAGTGCACCACCGGGGAGCGACCTGTGGACCGCGACGTTGACAGCGTGTGCAAGGGGTACGACGTGTACAACGGCATGGCTGCCGCGCAGCTGGACGGAGTGGCCTGGCAGAAGAGCAGGCACAGCAACTCGCAGGGCTCCTGCGTGGAGTTCGCCCGCCTGCCGGGCGGAGACGTGGCCGTGCGCAACTCGCGCTTTCCGGACGGCCCCGCCCTTGTCTACACGCGCGCGGAGATCGAGGCGATGCTCCTCGGTGTCAAGGACGGCGAGTTCGACCATCTGATAGCGAACTGACAGCGAGCCGACACCGGCCGTTCATTCCAGGGATATGTCGGGGCAATCTCCGCATCACGCCCAGGAACGCGCGTAGAAGTGCGACGTCAGGTGACGCCGCGCTTCCTCATTCGGCCGACTGGAGCCGGAACAGCGCCCAGACGACCTTGCCGCTGAGCGTGCCGGCGAGCGGGTGCCAGCCCCAGCTGTCGCTGAAGGAGTCGACCAGGAACAGCCCGCGGCCGGACTCGGCGGAGAAGTCGTCCGAGGGGCGGGCCACCGGGGTGTCGTGGCTCGGGTCGCGCACCGCGCACACCAGCCGGTCGGTCCAGCGCATCAGATGCAGCCGCACGGCCGGGGGCTGCTCCGCGCAGCACGCGGCGTCGCCCGGCAGCGCATGCCGCAGGGCGTTGGTGACCAGCTCCGAGACGACCAGGCATATGTCGTCGAAGCGGTCGCCCACATCCCATTGGTCGAGTGTTCTGCGCGTGAACAGCCGGGCTTCGCGCACCGCTTCGTAGCGGGCGGGCAGTGCGCAGGAGGCAGCGTTGGACACGGCCGCGGGATCCAGCGGCGGAAGGCCCTGCCGTAACGGCTCGAGCATGGTCGATCCATTCGTCCCCATGCGAGGCACTCCCGGGAATTCGCGGTCGTTGCGATGCAGCGGTGGCGCGGGACCATGGTTTCGGATGCGCACAGCAGATGCAAGGGCAGATGCACGTGCACGAGACCGAATTGAGCAGTCCCGTACCGCTTGTTGGCCATTTTTTCCGCCAACCTCATGTACGTGGCTCACCTGTTACCTGCTTCATCCTGTGCGGAAACTTTGGCCTCTTTCCGTTTCCGTAACCGGACGAGTACTGCTCGAAGTGTTTTAGTGGCAGACTTCGGCCCCTGAAGACGTTGGGGAGGCTGGCGAACGTGAGCGCGGGAGAGCCGGGATCGGTGGTGCGGCGCATGCTGCTCGGATCACAACTCAGGCGACTGCGTGAGGCGCGGGGGATCACGCGCGAGGCGGCGGGTTACTCGATCCGCGCCTCCGAATCGAAGATCAGCCGGATGGAGTTGGGCCGGGTGAGCTTCAAGACACGGGACGTGGAAGACCTGCTGACGCTGTACGGCATCACCGACGAGGCGGAGCGAGAGTCGCTGCTGTCCCTCGCCCGGGAGGCCAACGTCGCGGGCTGGTGGCACAGTTATTCCGACGTGCTGCCGAGCTGGTTCCCCACCTATGTGGGCCTGGAGGGCGCCGCCTCCCTGATCCGGGCGTACGAGGTGCAGTTCGTGCACGGCCTGCTGCAGACCGAGGACTACGCGCGCGCTGTCGTCCGGCGCGGCATGAAGGGCGCGAGCGTCGCGGACGTCGAGCGGCGCGTGGCGCTGCGCCTGGAGCGGCAGAAGTACCTCGTCTCCGAGAACGCCCCGGACTTCCACATCGTCCTCGACGAGGCGGCCCTGCGCCGGCCGTATGGCGACCGCGAGGTGATGCGCGGCCAGCTCCAGCATCTGATCGAGTTCTCCGAACGGCCCAACGTACGCCTTCAGATCATGCCGTTCAGCTTCGGCGGGCACTCCGGTGAGAGCGGGGCGTTCACCATCCTGAGTTTCCCGGAGTCCGATCTGTCCGATGTGGTGTATCTGGAGCAGCTCACCAGTGCGCTGTATTTGGACAAACGCGAGGACGTGACCCAGTACGAGCAGGCGCTCAAGGAGCTTCAGCAGGACAGCCCGGGGCCGGACGAGAGCCGGGACCTGTTGCGCGGGCTTCTGCAGTTGTCCTGATTCACGCCCTCTTGACTTCACGCTTTCGTTTGCTCGGGTGTCATCTCAACTCACGGCAAACACAAGTACGATGACATGTGATCAGTCTCATCAGACCGATCGGATCGTGGAGTCGATCGGGTGTCCGTCTCGACTGCTTCGGCAGTAAGGGGATCGAGGGATCACATGTCGTCCAGCTTCACCGACCTGGCCGTGCAGTACATCGACGGTGAGTGGCGTCCGGGCACCGGCTCCTGGGACATCATCGACTTCAACCCGTACGACGGCGAGAAGCTGGCCTCGATCACGATAGCGACCGTCGACGAGGTCGACGAGGCCTACCGGGCGGCCGCGCGCGCCCAGCGGGAATGGGCCGAGACCAACCCCTACCGTCGCCGTGTCTTCTTCGAGAAGGTCCTGCGCCTCCTCGAGGAGCGGGAGCCCGAGATCACCGAGATGATCATCGCCGAGCTCGGCGGCACCCATATGAAGGCCGGGTTCGAGCTGCACCTCGCCAAGGAGTTCCTGCGCGAGGCGGCCCAGCTGACGCTGCGCTGCGAGGGGAGATTCCTGCCCTCGCCGATCGACGGCAAGGAGAACCGCCTCTACCGCGTCCCGGTCGGCGTGGTGGGCGTCATCAGCCCCTTCAACTTCCCCTTTCTGCTGTCGATCAAGCCCGTCGCGTCGGCCCTCGCGCTCGGCAACGCCGTCGTCCTCAAGCCCCACCAGGACACCCCGATCTGCGGCGGCACGCTGATCGCCAAGCTCTTCGAGGACGCTGGGCTGCCGCCCGGCCTGCTGAACGTGGTGCTCACCGACATAGCGGAGATAGGCGACGCCTTCATAGAGCACCCGGTCCCCAAGCTGATCTCCTTCACCGGCTCCGACAAGGTCGGCCGGCACATCGCCACCGTCTGCGCCTCGCAGCTCAAGCGCACGGTCCTGGAACTGGGCGGCAACAGCGCGCTGGTGGTCCTCGACGACGCGGACATCGACTACGCGGTCGACGCGGCCGTCTTCAGCCGGTACGTCGACCAGGGCCAGGTCTGCATGGCGGCGAACCGCGTCCTGGTGGACCGCTCGGTCGCGGACGAGTTCACCGAGAAGTTCGTCGCCAAGGTCAGGACGCTGAGGACGGGGGATCCGAGCGATCCGCAGACCGTCATCGGACCGGTCATCAACTCCCTCCAGGCGAACGCCATCTCGGCCGCGATCGAGCAGGCCGTCGCCGAGGGCGCCACGGTCCTGGTGCGCGGCGCGACGACGGACAACCTGGTGGAGCCCTCCGTCCTGACGGACGTGCCGACCGACTCCTCCCTCCTGCACAAGGAGATTTTCGGCCCCGTCGCCCTACTGGTCCCGTTCGACGGTGAGGAGGAAGCGGTCCGCATCGTCAACGACACCCCGTACGGCCTGAGCGGTGCCGTCCACACCGCCGACATCGAGCGGGGCGTGGCGTTCGCCAAGCGCGTCGACACCGGGATGTTCCATGTGAACGACGGCACCGTCCACGACGAGCCGCTGGTCCCGTTCGGCGGGGAGAAGCACTCCGGCATCGGCCGGCTCAACGGCGAGACGACCCTGGACGCCTTCACCACCCTGAAGTGGATCTCGGTACAGCACGGGCGCAGCGAGTTCCCCTTCTAGCGCGGGCCGTGGGAGCACGGACACGGGAGTACGGACATGAAGGTGCTGGCGACCCTGGCGCGCCTGTACGTGGACGACATCGACCGGGCCCTGCCCGCCCTGCGTGAGCTGACCGGCGAGGACGTCCGGTCGCGGTTCCCCTATGGCGGGGTGGAGGTCGCGAGCATCGGCGGCTTCCTGGTCGTCGCGGGGAGCGCGGCGCGGCTCGCCCCGTTCCGGGAGGTCCAGAGCACCCTGCTCGTCGACGACCTGGACGGTCTCCATGAGTTCCTCGACCTGCACGGCGGGGAGCTCGTCTCCGGCCCGAACAGCGTCCCCACCGGCCGCAATGCCACCGTTCGCCACCCAGGCGGGGTCGTGTTCGAGTACGTCGAGCATTCCGTCCGACCCGGCCCGGCCTTTGAGGACAGAAGCTGACCGCAAGGGTCCGTAACGTCATCGGTGTCAGGCAAGGGAAAGCCGTTGGACCCGATGAAAGGGGCCGGTCATGGTCACTCATGTGCGAGCCGAGGCGCAGGGCGACGAGCGGGGGGCGCTGCTCGCCTTCCTCGCGGAGCAGCGCGGGGGTGTCCGTCGCGCGGTGCTGGGGCTGACGGACGAGCAGGCCACCAGCAGGCCCAGCGCCAGTGAGCTGTCCCTGGCCGGGCTGGTCAAGCATGTCGCCGAGGTCGAGCAGGGCTGGATCGCCCGCGCCAAGGGCGAGCCGCCGGCGGTCAAGCGGGACGAGTCGAACTGGCACGAGTGTTTCGTGCTCGCCGAGGGCGAGACGACGGCCCAGCAGTTGGCGTACTGGGAGGAGGTCGCCGCGGAGACGGAGAGCTTCGTCCGCTCGCTCCCCAGCCTGGACGACACCTTCCCGCTGCCGAACGACCCCTGGTTCCCGCCGGACGAGGCCGTGTCCATGCGCTGGCTGGTGCTCCATCTGATCCGCGAGACGGCACGGCACGCTGGCCATGCCGACATCATCCGCGAGTCGCTGGACGGGAAGACGGCGTTCGAGCTGGTGGCCCAGGAGCAGGGCACGTCCTGGGGGTGACCCCGTGGGTCATACGCTGGACCGCATGTCAGCGATCCGTCTCCTCGTGCTGGGCGCGGTGCGCCAGCACGGGCGGGCCCATGGCTACCAGGTGCGCAACGACCTGGAGTACTGGGGCGCGCACGAGTGGTCCAACGCCAAGCCCGGCTCGATCTACCACGCCCTGAAGCAGATGGCCAAGCAGGGACTGCTGCACGCGCACGAGATCGCGCCGTCCACGGCCGGTGGTCCGCCGCGCACCGAGTACGAGATCACGGACCGGGGGAGCGAGGAGTTCTTCCGGCTGCTGCGGGAGTCCCTGGTCGCCTACGACCAGAAGATGGACATCCAGTCGGCGGCCATCGGCTTCCTCGTCGAGCTGCCGCGGGCCGAGGCGGTGGCCCTGCTCAAGGAGCGGATCCGGCGGATCGAGCAGTGGCGGTCCGCCGTCACCGAGCACTACATCCCCGAGGACGGCTCCGAACAGCTGGGCCACATCGGCGAGATCATGAACCTGTGGGTCCACACGGCTGACTCCGACGCCGCGTGGACCCATGGGCTGATCGCACGCCTCGAGCGCGGCGCCTACACATTCGCCGGCGAGGGCGAGCCGTTTGTGGGTGTCCTCGCCGAGGGGCAGGAGAACCCGTACGCGACGGGGGAGCGGCATCCTGGGGACCACCACTAATCAAGTTTGACCAATCGAGGTGCCCGCGTTACCTTCAAGCGAGTAGTCAAGTCTGACTAATAGAGAAGTGGTCAGTGGCGGCCTCGGTCACCACGTCGTGTCCGGCCACCTCGCGTGCTGACCGAGCAGGCCGATACGCCTGCGGACCGCGCGGGTCGGCATCGATGCCGGGATCACGTCGCTGGTGACCCTGTCCACGGGGGAGAAGGTCGCCAACCCGGGGCATGAGCGCGCCAGCGTCAGCCGACCGCCGCGCCACGTGAAGGCGCTGCGGGTGTACTCCGCCGACGCGCGGGACTTCTTCCGGCTCTTGTACCCGGGGTACTGGGACCGCTTGGCGAAGAAGTTCCCGAACGCCGTCTGAAGGTGGCGC
Encoded proteins:
- a CDS encoding PadR family transcriptional regulator — its product is MSAIRLLVLGAVRQHGRAHGYQVRNDLEYWGAHEWSNAKPGSIYHALKQMAKQGLLHAHEIAPSTAGGPPRTEYEITDRGSEEFFRLLRESLVAYDQKMDIQSAAIGFLVELPRAEAVALLKERIRRIEQWRSAVTEHYIPEDGSEQLGHIGEIMNLWVHTADSDAAWTHGLIARLERGAYTFAGEGEPFVGVLAEGQENPYATGERHPGDHH
- a CDS encoding DinB family protein, with product MVTHVRAEAQGDERGALLAFLAEQRGGVRRAVLGLTDEQATSRPSASELSLAGLVKHVAEVEQGWIARAKGEPPAVKRDESNWHECFVLAEGETTAQQLAYWEEVAAETESFVRSLPSLDDTFPLPNDPWFPPDEAVSMRWLVLHLIRETARHAGHADIIRESLDGKTAFELVAQEQGTSWG